The window CGACATGATCAAAGATGAATTTGACGAGATCAAAAGAGACGGGATAAGAGAGGATGAGCTGAGAAAGGCCAAAAACCAGTTTTTAAGTATGCTCACCTTTGGCCTTGAGACAAGTAAGTCTAGGATGAACAGAATGGCCAGCTCCTATCTGATATATGGCAGAGTAAGGGACCTAGATGAGATAATAGAAGAGATAGAGGGGATAAGCCTGGAAGATATAAAAAACGCTGCAGCTAAAATTTTTGACGAAAAATACTACTCCTGGACAATATTGGGAGATCTATAGGAGGTATAACTTTGGAAAAGATAGAAGTAAAAATCCTGAGAGAGGACGGAGTAAGCCTTCCCAAATATATGACCGAGGGAGCATCTGGAATGGATGTCTGTGCCTATATGGATGAGCCTGTGACACTAAGGCCCCTAGAGAGAGACCTCATACCTACGGGGATAAAGATGGAGATACCTTATGGCTATGAGGTTCAGGTAAGGCCAAGGAGCGGGCTTGCCATAAAACACGGGATAACCCTTTTGAATACCCCAGGGACTATAGATTCGGACTATAGGGGGGAGATAAAGGTAATAGTGGTAAACCTGAGCAACGAAGATTATAAGATAGAGCCCGGTGAGAGGATAGGGCAGCTTGTCCTTCAAAAGGTATATCAGATGAAATTCAGTGAAGTGGACAGCCTAGGAGAGACAGGCAGAAGCGGCGGCGGATTCGGTCACACAGGGAAAAAGTAACGAAAAGCGAAAGAGGGAGTCATGAAAAATAACAGGGATATAAGAGTTATACTCAAAAGAATGAAAAAAATGAATAAATCTCTTTTTATCAATACAATGCTAATAATTGCAGTGAGTCTTTTTTCTGTATTTAGTGCCACCTACCAAAAGACCTATGGATTTTTTTACAGGGAACTTGTGTGGACAGGGATAGGTCTCGGGGTGTATCTTATTTTTTCTTTTTTCAATTACAGAAATTATGCCAAGTATTCCAAGGTTATATATCTTTTTAATATAATTTTGTTGATCTCTGTATTTATATTTGGTGAGACTCGTCTGGGAGCCCAGAGGTGGATACCCTTGGGGCCTGTAAATCTACAGCCATCGGAATTTTCCAAGCTTTTTATAGTGCTGACCCTTTCAGAGCTGCTGACAAATAAGTATAAGAATAATTTTCGTGGCATGAAACATATATTTTTGAGCGGACTTCACATAGTCCCGATATTTCTTCTGATAGCAAAGCAGCCTGACCTTGGAACCTCATTAGTGCTTATATTTTTATACTGTATTCTTATATTTATCCACGGAATTGACTGGAAATCCATATTTATAATAGCCGGTACCGGGGCTGCCTTTGTCCCTGTATCCTATTTCTTTATTCTAAAGGAGTATCAGAAGCAGAGAATACTGACTT is drawn from uncultured Ilyobacter sp. and contains these coding sequences:
- the dut gene encoding dUTP diphosphatase yields the protein MEKIEVKILREDGVSLPKYMTEGASGMDVCAYMDEPVTLRPLERDLIPTGIKMEIPYGYEVQVRPRSGLAIKHGITLLNTPGTIDSDYRGEIKVIVVNLSNEDYKIEPGERIGQLVLQKVYQMKFSEVDSLGETGRSGGGFGHTGKK
- the rodA gene encoding rod shape-determining protein RodA — protein: MKNNRDIRVILKRMKKMNKSLFINTMLIIAVSLFSVFSATYQKTYGFFYRELVWTGIGLGVYLIFSFFNYRNYAKYSKVIYLFNIILLISVFIFGETRLGAQRWIPLGPVNLQPSEFSKLFIVLTLSELLTNKYKNNFRGMKHIFLSGLHIVPIFLLIAKQPDLGTSLVLIFLYCILIFIHGIDWKSIFIIAGTGAAFVPVSYFFILKEYQKQRILTFLNPEADMLGSGWNVIQSMIAVGSGGVLGKGFFQGTQSKLRFLPESHTDFIGAVLLEETGFIGGLLLLGLYLALIIQIARMGSAASDNYGKLVCYGVAAIIFFHTVVNIGMIMGVMPVTGLPLLLMSYGGSSFLFTFMMLGIVQSVKIYKD